Part of the Aurantiacibacter aquimixticola genome, TGCGGAACGGGGCAACAAGTGTGTGGCCGGGTACACCGAGACGATAGGCCAGCCGCATCATCTGCTCGCCCGGAGACAGCGCAGGCGGATCGAAATCCGTGACGACGAGCGAGCGATCGGCCGCGATGGTGTCCGGCATCTCGTCGCGCTGAACGGTGTCCTCGACCAGCGGCTCGCCCGCGTCGCTCAAAGGAATAGCGAGCTCGCCCTGCTTCAGCTCCTCCGGCGCGTGATCGCCGCGAACCGGCTCGGCCGTCTCGCGCATCTGGCGCGTCAGGCCGAGCGTGTCGGCATTCATACCCCACTCCCGCGCAGGGCAGCGATATTGGCAGCGTAGTGTGCCTCGCCGCCCTTGAAAGTGGCAGAACCCGCCACCAGCACATCCGCGCCGGCCTGCACGCAGAGCTTGGCGGTGTCGGGATTGACCCCGCCATCGACCTCGATCTGGATATCGAGCCCGGCGCGATCGATCGTGCCGCGCAATCGCTCGATCTTGCCGAGCTGCGAGTGGATGAAGCTCTGCCCGCCAAAGCCCGGATTAACGCTCATCACCAGGATCAGATCGATATCCTCCAGGAGATAGTCGATCGAATCCTCATGCGTGCCGGGATTGAGCGACACGCCTGCCTTCTTGCCCAAGCCGCGGATCGCCTGCACCGTGCGGTGAGCGTGAGGCCCCGCTTCGGGATGAATGGTGATGATGTCGGCCCCGGCCTCGGCAAATGACTCCAGCCACTGATCGACCGGGGACACCATCAGATGCACGTCGAATGTCTTTTCACTGTGCGGGCGCAGCGCCTTGACCACATCGGGCCCGATGGTGAGGTTTGGCACGTAATGCCCATCCATCACATCGACATGGATCCAGTCGCAGCCCGCGGTGTCGATCGCGCGCACTTCCTCGCCCAACCGGGCGAAATCGGCGGAGAGGATCGACGGGGATATGAGAGGGCGCGCCATGGCCCACTGATAAAGACGCGCGAATCGCGCCTCAAGGCAGCGGCAAGCGCATTTACCACCTTCACGGGGGAAAACTCCCGCTTCTTGCCGCCGAATGCGCCGCTTCAGCCTCCATTCAGCGCAAGTCCTGCAAAGCTTCGCGCAATATCGGGAAAGTGTGCAGAGCTCGCCACATGGTCGCTCGTCCGAGAGCCGTGGCGGTTCACCGCGCGCGACCTTCCCGCCCGTCGATTATGGATATGATACGCGCCATGAAAACAAAGATACGTATTGTCGCCCTTGCGACCGCCGCTGTTGCAGCGACCGCGCTCGCCGCGCCAGCGGGCGCCCAGCAATATCGGCAGGAGCTGCGCCATTCTGTCGCGCCGTGCCAGGGCAGCGGCCCGGCGGTGTGGATCAATATCACCGGGATCGAGGAAACGCGCGGCACGCTGCGCATTCAGCTATATCGAGGAACGCGAGACGACTGGCTGGAGCGTGGCCGATGGCTGAACCGCATCGAAGTGCCGGCCCGCGCAGGATCGATGCAGGTCTGCATGCCCACGCCTGCCGCCGGAACTTACGCAATCGCCATCCGCCACGATCTGAACGGCAATGGCCGCACCGACATGACGCAGGATGGCGGCGGCATGTCGAACAATCCGAGCATCAATATCTTCAATCTCGGCCGCCCGGGCGTCGACCGGACGCGCTTCGCGATGGGCCGCGAGGTGAAGAGCATGACCATCCGCATGCGGTATATGTAGCGTCAGACAGAGGGCGGTCTGCGAAAGCGGGGGTGCAAACTCAGGTTTTTTTCCTGCGCCAGACTCTCCAGAGGACGGCCGGCGCAGCGAGAACGGGATGCCGTTCGCGCCACGGCGTAACCTCTACCTCCACACCGGTATGCCGCTGCACTTTCCATGCAGCGTAGCGGCCTGCCCCGTCGAACGTCCGCGTGGCCCGCAGCAGGCGCGCGATATTTAGCGGTTTTCCGAGCCGCCGCCGCCTGCGCCACCAGCGTAGCGTTTCCCGACACTCGACTTTCGATAGCTGCGGGCGAATTGTGTCCGCCTGCCGCACATAGCCAATCCCGGCAGCGTCTAGCGCATCGGGCAACAATCCGTCGAAATGCGCCGCATTGAGTTCGAGGATTGAATTCTCGCGACCCGGCTTCTCCACCCGGAGCTCTGCCTTGTATGTCGCGCGGAACAGGGCGCGCCAGAAATCCGCTTCGATTCCTGCATCGGGGCCGACGGCGACGGCCAGCCGCGCCGCGGTGATGCATGCCGCCTCCACGGCGCGGGCCACCGCCGCGCCTGCCCGTTCATCGCTTTGCCAGACGAGTGCGCTCGGCTGCACGAAGCGCGCCCAAATCGTCGTATCGCGACTGGCTCCCGAAGCGGCGGCGTGAAACTTCGCCAGCGTCATCGTGGCGATCTTGGCGCGCAGAGTTTCACCTTGATGCTCCCATTCGCGGTAGGACACGCGCGGCCACATGCCTCGCTCCGCCTCGCCGGGCAGCAGAACATAGAAATCGAGCACTCCATCCAGCGATCCGGTCCGCAAATTGGAGCCATAAAAGAGCACCGTCAGCGCGCCAGCCTCTTCGGCAAGACGCGCAGCGAAAGCTGTCACGGCAGGGTCAGCAGGTTGGGAAAGCGCCGCCGCAACCCGGCTGGCAAGCGTCATTGCGGTGTGACGAAGCGCAGTGTCCCGCCCGCGCGGATGCGATAATGCCCGGATGGGAACGCTTCGCCATCGAGAATGAAACTGTCGGAAAGCTCCGCCTCGATGCTCTCGTCGCCAAAGACGTGCGCGCCGCGACGTTTGGTCGCCGCGCTCGCATTTCCGCGGATCAGCGCGGCCAGCCGCAAAAGCAATCCGCGCCGTGGATTGTCCAGCAGAGCAACCCGCACCGGCTCCTCGATACCGCGAAATGGCGTGATGCCGGCAGGAAAGCTGTCGAGCGTTGTGGCAAGCAGCAGGTACCGCTCATCCTCGGGCAGGCCGCCGAGATGAGGAATCTCCACGCCATTGCCGGAACGCACACGCATCCGGCTGCCACGCCGCCAGCCATTGTCGGCCCGGCCGAGCAGCGCCTGCGCGACGCTCCACGCGGCGGTTACACCCACGACGGCAGCGTTGAACGCACCCAGATCGTGGCTGCGCTGGCCTAGCGCGATAGCCTTGTTGAAAACGCCTCCGCCCATGATGAAGCCGCGCACCTGCTTGCGATCGTGGTCGCGCTGGGCGATCACCAGCGGACAGCGGCGAACGGTGCTTCCTGCGCCGAGAGAGGCAAGCGCCTCTTCCAGCGTCCAGCCGGTCGGGATGCCCAGGTCGGAAGCGAGCGCATTGGTCTTCCCATTGGGAAGCACGATCAAAGCCGGCCAGCTTTCGCCGAAGACGCCCGCCCCGCAGGTCAGCACATCGCGCACCGTCCCGTCGCCGCCATCGATGGCGATGCAATCCACACCGCGCGCCGCGAAGTCGGCGAGGATCTCGGCCAGGTCGCTGCGCCTGGCGGGCGCGGTGGCGATGACATTTTCCGGCTCCGAGCCGTGCGGGACGTTGCCTTCATTGCGATGGCTGCGCGCATTACGGATGAGGCCGACCAGCGGCGTGGCGCGCCCGCTCGTCCGCCCGCCGCTTTTCGGGGCGGCGGAAGGCGAGGGCACCTGGGGCAGGCTCTCGAAAAGATGAACGCTTCCGTGCATATTCTCCTCGCCCTTACACATCGACCCCGCGCAAAAGCTACGGGGAATGCCGCAAAACGTTCCTTATTGTCGTCCGTGCGCAACGCGACCGATGCGCTGCGGACACATTCGCACGCATTGCGGCGTCGGTTACACCGCGCAAGCGATCGAGATGGGTGCCGAAAGGCGCGTTGCAAGCTGCAACGTTTCGGCCCTAAGCTGCTTGCCGAGCGCGACTCTCTAAGGAAAATGCGATGCTGACCGAAAATCTGCTCGACGCAGCCAAGGGCGAGGAAGCGGCCATTATCGCTTTGCGCCGGGCCATCCATGCAGAGCCGGAGCTGGGCCTCGAAACGCCCAGAACGCTGGCCAAGGTGAAGGACGCGCTCGCCGACCTTCCGCTCGAATGGCGCGAAGGCCCATCCTGCACGGGCGCCGTGGCGGTGCTGAAAGGCGCCGAAGCGGGGCAGAGCGTGCTGCTACGCGGCGATATGGACGCGCTGCCGATGGATGAGCATACCGGGCTCGATTTCGCGTCCACCATCCCTGGCCGGATGCATGCCTGCGGGCACGACGCGCACACGGCGATGCTGGCGGGCGCTGCACGCATTCTTGCCGCGCAGCAGGATCGGCTGGCGGGCGAAGTGCAGTTCATGTTCCAGCCCGGCGAAGAAGGCTTCCACGGCGCGCGCTTCATGATCGAGGACGGGCTGCTCGATCCGCTGCCCGATGCCGCCTTCGCGCTGCATGTCTGGCCCAATGCGCCGCATGGCCGGATCGAGGGGCGTTCCGGCGCGATGCTCGCTTCCGCCGACATGCTGGAAATCACGGTGAAGGGCAAAGGCGGCCATGCGTCCATGCCCTATGATGCGATCGATCCCGTTCCCGTGGCGGCCGAAATCGTGCTCGCGCTGCAGGCCATGGTCACCCGCCGGTTCGCCGCGAGCGAGGCGAGCGTGATCACCATCGGCAAGATCGAGGGCGGCTCCAACAACAACATCATTCCCGACCAGGTCTACATGCTGGGCACGATGCGCAATCTCTCGCCCGAACGGCGCGAGGCGGTGAAGGCCGCGGTGGTCGACGTGGCCGAGAACATCGCCCGCGCCCATCGTTGCGAAGCGCAAGTGACGATCACGCCCGGCTTCCCACCGACGATCAACGATCCGCGCGCCGTAGTGCTCGGCGAAAAGGTCGCGCGCGAGCTCGGCGGCGAGGAACCGTGGGCCACCCGCCCCGCACCGACGATGGGTGCGGAAGATTTCTCCTACGTGCTGGAAAAGGTGCCGGGTGCGATGTTCTTCCTCGGCGTCGCGGCCGAAGGCGTGCATTGGCAGGGCTGCTGCGGCCTCCATTCCAGCCGCATGGTGGTGGATGAAAGCGTGATGCCCAAGGGCGCCGCGTTTCTCGCGGGATGCGTGCGTAATTTCCTGGCGGACGGTTGGGCATAGCTTTTGCTTGGCGGACGCGCCGCGCGTTGCTAACCGCCCCTGGCCAGTCGATTGGCTCAGGCACCCGTAGCTCAGCTGGATAGAGCGCTGCCCTCCGAAGGCAGAGGTCACAGGTTCGAATCCTGTCGGGTGCGCCAGCTTACATGACCGCCTCCACGCCCACACGGCGGCTTGACTCACCAGCCCGTTTCGCGGTTAGAACATTTCATGAACATACAGGCGATTCGATCCGCGCCGCCGTATCGCGAAGCGGCGCTGTGCGAACTGTTCACCAGCAGCAGGGATGCTGCCGGGATAGGCTTCGTGCTCGCTCGCCTCGGCGCGGCCGGCACTGCGAACAAGCCCATCCTGTGGGCGCAGGACCGGATGACGCTTCTTGAGCTGGGATCGCCCTCGCCACGCGGGCTCGCGGGCTGGGGTGTCGCACCCGACATGATCCGGGTGTGCGTTTCGCGCACTGCGGACCTTTTGTGGACGATGGAAGAAGGTTTGAAATGCGCGGACGTTTCGGCAGTGGTGGGGGAAGTGTGGGGCGATGCGCCCGCGCTCGGCTTCACCGCGACCAAGCGGCTGATGATGCGCGCCGAGAAGAGCGGCATTCCCGCCTGGCTGATCCGGGTGAACGGCTCTGCCGATCTGAGCGCGGCGGGGGAACGCTGGCGCGTGCAGGCGCTGCCATCGGCCCCGCATCCCTACGACACGAGGGCCCCAGGCGATCCGCGCTGGTCTGCGGAGCTTTTCCGCGCCCGCTGGCGAAAGCCGGGCGAATGGGCGGAGCGCTATAATGTCGCGGCGCATCGTCTCCATCTGGATTCCGCACCTGCCGATCGAGCGCTGGCTGCGGTATCATCGCCCGAATGGAAGCGGCGGGCGGCAGGCTGATGCGCATGCTGTCTGCGGCAAAGGCGGCGTGGAGGCCGGCCCCATCGTCCTGTCGCGCGAAGACACGCATGGCCCCGTCATCCACGCGGTAACGCCCGCCGCGCGCGATGCCGGTGCGCGGGTCGGGGTCAGAGTCGTCGATGCGCGCGCGCTGGACCCTTCGCTGAAAGTCGAGGAGGCCGATCCTGCGGGCGATGCTGCATGGCTTGCGCGGCTGGCAATCTGGTGCCGACGGTGGTGCCCCGCCAGCGCGGTGGACGGCGATGACGGATTGGTGCTCGACACCGGCGGGGCCGATCACCTCTGGGGCGGCGAGGCGGCGATGCTCGAGGATATCGTCTCCCGATTCCGCCGATTGGGGCACGGCGTGCGGCTTGCCGTCGCCCCCACGCATGGCGCGGCCTGGGCGTTGGCGAGGCATGGGGCGCAAGGGAATATCCGCCAGCATGCCGAAGGGTTGGAGAAAGCACTCGCCCCGCTGCCCGTCACCGCATTGCGGCTCGATGCCGAAACGGTACTTCTGCTGCGGCGGCTCGGCCTCAAGACCATCGGCCAGCTCGCCGCCGTGCCGCGCCTCTCGCTCGCCCGGCGTTTCCGCACGATGGTGTCGCGCGGCAAACCGCTCGAAACCCCGCTCCGGCAGCTCGACCGGGCGCTCGGCCGGGCACCGGAACCGCTTGTTGCCGCCACGCCGCCGCAGCGCTTTCGCGTCGTGCGGCGATTGGCGGAGCCGCTGCCCGATCCCTATCCCCATCTCATGCCGCTGCTGCAGGAATTGTGCGGCAAGCTCGATGCGGCGGATCACGGCGTACGGCGGCTGCGGTTCGAAGCGTTCCGGGCCGATGGCGATGTCGGATATGTCGAGGTGGCGACCGCCAGCCCGGTGCGCGCGCCCGAACATCTGGTGCGACTGTTCGATGAGCGTCTGGACAGGCTCGATCCGCTTTACGGCTTCGATGCCTTTGCAATGGAAGCGCTGTGGACGGAGCCGCTCGCCCCGGCGCAGGTGCGCCTGGACGGTGATGAGGCCGATGGCGTCGCGGCGGCGCGGCTTGTCGACAGGCTGATCGCCCGGCTCGGCCCCGATGCGGTCATGCGCCCCATGGCGCGCGAAAGCCACGTGCCCGAACGTGCCGAAGGGTGGATCGGTGTGCTGGCTCCAAAGGCCGCGCCGCCCGCTCCGCCGCCCGAACGCGAACGCCCGCTGCGCATGCTGCGCCATCCCGAGGAAATCCGCGTGCTCTACGCCGTGCCGGAAGGTCCACCGGCGCAATTCGTCTGGCGGCACCAGACGCACCGCATCGCCCGTCACGAAGGGCCGGAACGGATTGCGCCCGAATGGTGGCGCGAAAAATCGACCGCGCGGCTGCGCGATTACTACCGCGTCGAAGACAGCGAGGGCAGGCGCTACTGGCTGTTTCGCGAAGGGCTGCACGGGGACGGACGCGGTGACGATCCGCGCTGGTTCCTGCACGGCATGTTCGCCTGAGCGCGCCCTGAGCACCCAATGCCCGAAGCTCCTCTCACCCCGGACAAGCGCACATTGTCCCAGGACAACGATTTCACGCCCAATGCCCGCGCGCCTTTCATCGAGCTGGGGCTGACATCGTGCTTTTCCTTCCTCCACGGCGCATCCGATGCCGTCGACCTGGTGCAGACCGCATGGCAGCTCGGCTACGACGCCATCGGCATTGCCGATCGCAACACCATGGCCGGCGTCGTGCGCCTCCATACCGAAGCAAAGACGGCGAAGATGCGGCCCGTGATCGGCTGCCGGATCGTGCTGGCCACGGGCGAGGCATTCCTTGCCTTCCCGCGCGACCGTGCCGCTTATGGCAGGCTCTGCCGCCTCGTTTCCAAGGGCCGGATGCAGCGCCTCGATGGCAGCTGGCAGGACAAGGGCGCGTGCGACCTCTCGCTGGACGATCTCGCCGCGCATCAGGAAGGCATCGTGCTGATCGTCATGCCGGGCGAGGATTGCGATCGCTTCGCCGAGCGTCTGCCGGAACTCGCCCAGGCCTTGCCCTCGCTAAGCCATATCGCGGCAAGCTATCTCTATCGCGGCGACGATCGCGCGCGGATCGAAAGGCTGGACCGGCTGGCGCGCGCGTATGGCCTCGCCATCCTTGCGACCAACGATGTCCACCATCACGTGGCCGAGCGTCGCCCGCTGCAGGACGTGATGACCTGCATCCGCGAAAAAACGACCATCGCGCAGGCGGGATATCTGCTCCACGCCAATGCCGAACGGCATCTCAAAAGCCCGCAGGACATGGTCCGGCTGTTCGCCGATTGGCCGCACGCCATCGCCGCGAGTCGCGAGATCGCCGATGCCTGCACCTTTTCCCTCGACGAGCTGCGCTACGAATATCCGCACGAAACGGTGCCCGACGGGCGCAGCGCGGACGATTATCTGGCCGAACTGGCCTGGGCCGGCGCGGCAGGCCGCTATCCGGATGGCACGCCGCCCGATATCGTCGCGACGATCGAGAAAGAGCTGGCGCTGATCGCGAAGATGGAAATCGCCCGCTATTTCCTCACCATTCACGACATCGTCGCCTATGCCCGCTCCATTGGCATATTGTGTCAGGGGCGCGGATCGGCGGCGAATAGCGCGGTTTGCTATTGCCTCGGGATCACTTCGGTCGATCCGGCCAAGCACCAGGTGCTGTTCGAACGCTTCATCTCAGAAGAGCGCAAGGAGCCGCCCGATATCGACGTCGATTTCGAGCATGAGCGGCGCGAGGAGGTGATCCAGCATATCTACGCGAAATATGGCCGCAAGCGCGCCGGGCTGTGCGCCACCGTCATCCATTATCGCCCACGCATGGCGATCCGCGAAGTCGGCAAGGTGATGGGCCTGTCGCAGGACATCACCGCCGCCCTGGCAAAGACGGTGTGGGGATCGTGGGGCTCCTCGGTCGATGACGACAAGGTGGAGGAGGCCGGGCTGGACCTGGCCGATCCGCATCTCAAGCGCACCATCATTCTGGCCGAACAGCTGATCGGCATGCCGCGCCACCTGTCCCAGCATGTCGGCGGCTTCATCCTGACCGAGCAGGCGCTGACCGAGACGGTGCCCGTCGGCAATGGCGCGATGGCCGATCGCAGCTTCATCGAATGGGACAAGGACGACATCGATGCGCTCGGCATCTTCAAGGTCGATGTGCTTGCGCTGGGCATGCTGACCTGCATTCGCAAATGCTTCCAGCTGATCGGCGCGCATTACGACCGGCCGTTGACGCTGGCGAGCGTGCCGAAAGCGGACACGGCGACATACGACATGCTGTGCAAAGGGGATTCGCTCGGCGTGTTCCAGGTGGAAAGCCGGGCGCAGATGAACATGCTGCCGCGCCTCAAGCCTCGCTGTTTCTACGATCTCGTGATCGAAGTCGCCATCGTCCGGCCCGGCCCGATCCAGGGCGATATGGTGCACCCCTATCTGCGGCGGCGGCAGGGAAAGGAAAAACCGGTCTATCCCTCCCCCGGCATAGAGCATGGCCCGCCGAACGAGTTGAAGGACATTCTGGAGCGAACACTGGGCGTCCCGATCTTCCAGGAGCAGGCGATGAAGATTGCCATGGTCGCCGCGCGCTTCTCTCCCGACGAAGCCAACCAGTTGCGCCGCGCCATGGCCACTTTCCGCGCCAAGGGGCTGGTGTCGAAACACAAGGCGAAGATGGTCGGCCGGATGATAGAGCGCGGCTACGATCCCGAATTCGCGGCGCGCTGCTTTTCGCAGATCGAGGGCTTCGGCGAATATGGCTTCCCGGAAAGCCACGCCGCCAGCTTCGCGCATCTGGTCTATGTCTCGAGCTGGCTGAAATGCCACTATCCCGCCGCCTTCGCCTGCGGCCTGCTCAATTCCCAGCCGATGGGCTTTTACGCCCCGGCGCAGATCGTGCGCGATGCACGCGAACATGGCGTGCGCGTGCTGCCCGCCGATGTGAATTACAGCGATTGGGATTCGACGCTCGAGCCCGTCGCGGGAAAAAGCGGCGGCGGTGGGTTTGCCCTGCGCCTCGGCCTGCGGCAGGTCGGCGGACTGGCCGAGGCCGAAGGGGCCAAGCTGCTCGCGGCCCGCAGCGCGCCTTTTGCCAGCGTGGAGGAATTGCGCAGCCGCGCCGGACTCAATGCGCGCAGTATAGAGCTGCTGGCAGCGGCGGACGCCATGCGCTCGCTCGGCAGCGACAGACGCGCCGCGCTATGGGATGCGCGCGCCATCAAGGCCGGGCCGGATCTGCCGCTTTTCTCTTATGCGCAAGCGCCGGAGGAAGGCGCGGATCCGCCGATGGCTCTGCCTGCCATGCCTCTGTCCGAGCATGTCGTCGCCGATTACCAGACGACGCGCCTGTCTTTGAAAGCGCATCCGATGGAGTTTTTGCGGCAAGGGTATGCCGCGCAGGGTTTCACCCGGGCGGTCGATCTCAGATCGCTGAAATTCAACCAGCGCTGCTCGGTCGCGGGCGTCGTCCTGATCCGCCAGCGGCCCGGCAGCGCGAAGGGCGTGGTGTTCATCACGCTGGAAGACGAAAGCGGTGTGGTGAACCTGGTGGTGTGGCCCGATGCGCTGAAACGCTTTCGCAAGACGATCATGGGCGCGCGGCTGATGGCGGTGCGCGGTTATGTGCAGATGGATGACGATGTGATCCACGTGGTCGCGCAGCAAATGAATGATGACACACACCGCCTTTCGGAGCTGTCGGACGACTTGCTGCGCCCCGATTATGCCCGCGCCGATCACGTGAACAAGCCACTGCAGGGCTCTTGGCCGTCCAATGCCGGCCGCCACCCGCGCAACGTGACTATCATTCCGAAATCGCGCGATTTTCACTAAATGGGGCAGCGCCACTTTACGCGACACCTTGACCGCGTTCCGCTTTCGTTCCAGTTTGGCGGGATGGTCGAATCATCCTCAGCCCTCGCCACGCCGCCATCGCTCGAGCGCCGCTCTCATGCGGTGTGCCGGGGCATATCCCGCCTGTTCGCGCGCAACGGTGTCTGGGTTCTTGCCGAAATGCCGCTGCGCAACGGTAGGCGGGCGGATCTGATGGGGCTCGATGCCAAGGGAAAAATCGTCATCGTCGAAATCAAGACTGCGCGTTCGGACTTGCTGGGCGATGGCAAATGGCCCGATTATCTCGACTTTTGCGATCGCTTTTATTGGGGCCTTCCGCCCGAACTCGATCGGCAGGTGCTGGAAAACGAGGATTTCCGACCCGATTGCTGCGGGGTGATCGTGGCCGATGAATATGATGCCGAAATTCTCCGGCCGGCCCCCAGCCATCCACTCGCAGCCGCGCGCCGCAAGGTGGAAGTCGAACGGCTCGCCCGCACGGCGCTGCGCCGGCAGCTGGTCGCGAGCGATCCGGGATGCGGTGAATGGGGCGGAGAGCTTGCCGGCTGAGGCGTTGCGCGTGCGACACGACAGTGGCGCGAAAGCTGGTATCGCCATTCGGTAATAGCGCATTTACGATGACGCGGGCATAAGGCGCCAGGATATGTGGACGGCCCTGCTCATCTCGATGAGCGCGATGACCCTGATCGTCGCGCTGCGTTACCTGCTCACGAGCGGGGCATTCGCGCTGGCCACATCGCGCGTGCGCCCGGGGCTCTACGCCGGTCTGTCGCCGCAGATCCGCCGAGAGATCGGCTGGTCGATGGTCTCCGCGCTGATTTTCGGCCTGCCTGCCGGATTCGTTACATGGGGTTGGCAGCAGCACGGTTGGACGCTGCTTTATACCGACATGGCGGACTATCCGCTCTGGTATCTGCCGCTTTCGGTATTCCTCTACCTGTTCGCGCACGACACCTGGTTCTACTGGACGCACCGGCTGATGCACCGCCCGAAATGGTTTCGCATCGCCCATGCCGTCCACCATGCCAGCCGTCCGCCAACCGCATGGGCGGCAATGAGCTTTCACCCGATCGAGGCGCTGACGGGCGCAGTGGTCATTCCGCTGCTCGTATTTCTCGTCCCGATCCATGTCGCCATGCTTGGCGTCGTTCTGGCTGTCATGACGGTGATGGGGGTCACCAATCACATGGGCTGGGACATGTTTCCGCGCTGGCTCGTTCATTCGCGCGTAGGGGAGTGGGTGATAACAGCGAGCCATCATCAGCGGCATCACGACGAATATCGCTGCAATTACGGACTTTACTTCAGATTTTGGGATCGCCTGTGCAAAACCGACCGAGGACTCGTTTCGCATTAATCGCCGCATCTGCCGCGGCGCTTGTCACATCCGTGATGCCGGTGGTGACCGCCGCCGAGCCCACGGGCACCGATGTGACGATCGACATCACCAATATGCGCAACCGCGATGGCGTCGTGCGCGCATGCATGACGCGCGATTCCCAGCGCTTCCCGCGCTGCCAGGACGCGGCGCAGGGGTACAATGTGGTCGTTCCTGCCGGAGAAGCGCGCCAGCTACGCTTCCGCAACGTGGCACCCGGAACCTATGCGATCGCCCTGCTGCACGATGAAAACGGCAATGGTCGGGCGGATCGCGCGCTCGGCATGATGCCGAAGGAGGGCTTCGGCTTTTCGCGCGATGCGCCGGTCAGGATGGGTCCGCCGGATTTCGAAGACGCGGCGATAGTCGTAAATTCTTCACCAAGTCGGCAAACCATCCGCATGCGGTATATGCTCTAGAAAATCAGCAGTTTGCGTAGGCGAAAACGCCCGCGCGACTTCACGAAAAATTTACCATGGTGCGCCACAACGGCCTTGAATCGCACGATTGAAGGCATTGCGGAATGGACACCTTACGCGGCAATTACGACGCGCTCGAACCGGCGGACTGGGACAGCTTTTCCGCGCCTGAAGACGATCGCGCAGACGATGCGGAAGCGGTGCACGATGCGCCGCCGCCCGCCATCGGCACGGATGAGCGGCGCATGCAGGTGCGCGCTTACAATTTCTGGGCGGGCCTGCTCGACGATCGCAATTTCCCCTCGATCGAGGATCTCGATCCCACGCTGCTGCCCGATTTCGGCCCGAACAGCGTGTTGCTGGACTTTTCGCACGGCCTCGAAGACCCGCTGATTGCCTATATCGGCGATCAGCTCGCCGCCGAATGCTCTACCGATGGTCGCGAGCCAAAGCGCCTTTCCGAAGTGCAGCCGCGTTCGCTCCTGTCACGCATCACCGATCACTACATGCAGATCCTTGCAAACCAGTCGCCGATCGGTTTCGAAGCCGAATTCGTCAATCATGTGGGCGCATCGATCCTCTATCGCGGCATCCTGCTGCCTTTCTCCAGCGACGACGAGACAATCGATTTCATTTACGGCGTCATCAACTGGAAGGACATGGCGGACAGCAAATCGGCCGACGAATTGCTGCTCGAAATCGATCAGGCGCTTGAGGACGAACTCGCCGAGCCGACCGCAGCCCATCACCACGCGCGGGACGAAGATCTGACCGATTGGGCGGACGGCCCCTCGGCCACGAATGAAGAGCCCGCCGCCGTCGAGCCGACTTTCGGC contains:
- a CDS encoding DUF2141 domain-containing protein is translated as MPVVTAAEPTGTDVTIDITNMRNRDGVVRACMTRDSQRFPRCQDAAQGYNVVVPAGEARQLRFRNVAPGTYAIALLHDENGNGRADRALGMMPKEGFGFSRDAPVRMGPPDFEDAAIVVNSSPSRQTIRMRYML
- a CDS encoding sterol desaturase family protein, which codes for MWTALLISMSAMTLIVALRYLLTSGAFALATSRVRPGLYAGLSPQIRREIGWSMVSALIFGLPAGFVTWGWQQHGWTLLYTDMADYPLWYLPLSVFLYLFAHDTWFYWTHRLMHRPKWFRIAHAVHHASRPPTAWAAMSFHPIEALTGAVVIPLLVFLVPIHVAMLGVVLAVMTVMGVTNHMGWDMFPRWLVHSRVGEWVITASHHQRHHDEYRCNYGLYFRFWDRLCKTDRGLVSH
- a CDS encoding error-prone DNA polymerase; this encodes MPEAPLTPDKRTLSQDNDFTPNARAPFIELGLTSCFSFLHGASDAVDLVQTAWQLGYDAIGIADRNTMAGVVRLHTEAKTAKMRPVIGCRIVLATGEAFLAFPRDRAAYGRLCRLVSKGRMQRLDGSWQDKGACDLSLDDLAAHQEGIVLIVMPGEDCDRFAERLPELAQALPSLSHIAASYLYRGDDRARIERLDRLARAYGLAILATNDVHHHVAERRPLQDVMTCIREKTTIAQAGYLLHANAERHLKSPQDMVRLFADWPHAIAASREIADACTFSLDELRYEYPHETVPDGRSADDYLAELAWAGAAGRYPDGTPPDIVATIEKELALIAKMEIARYFLTIHDIVAYARSIGILCQGRGSAANSAVCYCLGITSVDPAKHQVLFERFISEERKEPPDIDVDFEHERREEVIQHIYAKYGRKRAGLCATVIHYRPRMAIREVGKVMGLSQDITAALAKTVWGSWGSSVDDDKVEEAGLDLADPHLKRTIILAEQLIGMPRHLSQHVGGFILTEQALTETVPVGNGAMADRSFIEWDKDDIDALGIFKVDVLALGMLTCIRKCFQLIGAHYDRPLTLASVPKADTATYDMLCKGDSLGVFQVESRAQMNMLPRLKPRCFYDLVIEVAIVRPGPIQGDMVHPYLRRRQGKEKPVYPSPGIEHGPPNELKDILERTLGVPIFQEQAMKIAMVAARFSPDEANQLRRAMATFRAKGLVSKHKAKMVGRMIERGYDPEFAARCFSQIEGFGEYGFPESHAASFAHLVYVSSWLKCHYPAAFACGLLNSQPMGFYAPAQIVRDAREHGVRVLPADVNYSDWDSTLEPVAGKSGGGGFALRLGLRQVGGLAEAEGAKLLAARSAPFASVEELRSRAGLNARSIELLAAADAMRSLGSDRRAALWDARAIKAGPDLPLFSYAQAPEEGADPPMALPAMPLSEHVVADYQTTRLSLKAHPMEFLRQGYAAQGFTRAVDLRSLKFNQRCSVAGVVLIRQRPGSAKGVVFITLEDESGVVNLVVWPDALKRFRKTIMGARLMAVRGYVQMDDDVIHVVAQQMNDDTHRLSELSDDLLRPDYARADHVNKPLQGSWPSNAGRHPRNVTIIPKSRDFH
- a CDS encoding MmcB family DNA repair protein; protein product: MVESSSALATPPSLERRSHAVCRGISRLFARNGVWVLAEMPLRNGRRADLMGLDAKGKIVIVEIKTARSDLLGDGKWPDYLDFCDRFYWGLPPELDRQVLENEDFRPDCCGVIVADEYDAEILRPAPSHPLAAARRKVEVERLARTALRRQLVASDPGCGEWGGELAG
- a CDS encoding PAS domain-containing protein — its product is MDTLRGNYDALEPADWDSFSAPEDDRADDAEAVHDAPPPAIGTDERRMQVRAYNFWAGLLDDRNFPSIEDLDPTLLPDFGPNSVLLDFSHGLEDPLIAYIGDQLAAECSTDGREPKRLSEVQPRSLLSRITDHYMQILANQSPIGFEAEFVNHVGASILYRGILLPFSSDDETIDFIYGVINWKDMADSKSADELLLEIDQALEDELAEPTAAHHHARDEDLTDWADGPSATNEEPAAVEPTFGGAAARPSLDLSGQADTALESVLDAEPETLADWLAIARDMAAEAAGSEERTRAALYEAVGRAWDFALAAQDAPDDFAELLGDAGIAMQDRAPMTPIVKLVFGVDYDKTRLTEYAAVLSFAARTGIGQGELGAFLKRAEGGLKGVVAQERAHRRESEGKAPKQVRKQPRKAIAKKLRALAPQGFNAVSDDGGEFGLVMIRRTETGEVVMLGEVPANASLIEKAARELIG